The following are from one region of the Sphingomonas sp. J315 genome:
- a CDS encoding ATP-binding protein: protein MTDPLDRIAAALERLAPPPPPAPDLTAHPAYVWHRGYLQSARAFAPLPLAELVGIDAQKATLVENVRRLAAGLPAHDALLWGARGTGKSALSKSAVAAVQAEGGAVALVEAQADALDTLPDLFATLAEAPRAFVVFLDDLGFDAASDGRALRSLLEGGAEARPANTRLFVTANRRHLIPRNLEEQASAINPRDSIDDSLALADRFGLSLGFHAIDQDTYVAIVQTYAQDHGLPFDAAEAINWATRRGSRSGRVAWQYVVDLAGRNGKRL from the coding sequence ATGACCGACCCGCTGGACCGCATTGCCGCCGCGCTCGAACGGCTCGCGCCGCCACCGCCGCCCGCGCCGGACCTGACCGCGCACCCGGCCTATGTCTGGCACCGCGGATATCTCCAGTCTGCCCGCGCCTTCGCGCCGCTCCCGCTCGCCGAACTCGTCGGGATCGACGCACAGAAAGCCACGCTGGTCGAAAATGTCCGCCGCCTTGCCGCGGGCCTGCCCGCGCACGACGCATTGCTGTGGGGCGCACGCGGCACCGGCAAGTCGGCGCTCAGCAAGTCCGCAGTCGCGGCAGTACAAGCCGAAGGCGGAGCGGTCGCGCTGGTCGAGGCACAGGCCGACGCGCTCGACACGCTCCCCGACCTGTTCGCCACACTCGCCGAGGCACCCCGCGCGTTCGTCGTCTTTCTCGACGATCTCGGCTTTGACGCCGCCTCGGACGGCCGCGCGCTGCGCTCCTTGCTGGAGGGCGGGGCCGAGGCGCGCCCGGCCAACACCCGCCTCTTCGTCACCGCCAACCGCCGGCACCTGATCCCCCGCAACCTCGAGGAACAGGCGAGCGCGATCAACCCGCGCGACAGCATCGACGACAGCCTCGCGCTCGCCGACCGCTTCGGGCTCAGCCTCGGTTTCCACGCGATCGATCAGGACACTTATGTCGCGATCGTCCAGACCTATGCGCAGGACCACGGCCTGCCCTTCGACGCGGCGGAGGCGATCAACTGGGCAACCCGGCGCGGCAGCCGATCGGGCCGCGTGGCCTGGCAATATGTCGTCGATCTGGCGGGACGGAACGGCAAGCGCCTGTGA
- a CDS encoding response regulator transcription factor has translation MRVLIVEDEPNLRNQLQSTLEGAGYAVDTASDGEEGHYLGSTEAYDAIVLDLGLPEVDGLTVLDRWRKEGKTTPVLVLTARDSWSDKVAGLDAGADDYVAKPFQSEELIARLRALIRRASGNASAELIAGDIRLDTRSGKVTKAGDPVKLTAQEYKLLSYLLHHKGKVVSRTELIEHIYDQDFDRDSNTIEVFVTRIRKKLGADVITTIRGLGYSLEEPAEAGA, from the coding sequence ATGCGCGTTCTGATCGTCGAGGACGAACCCAATCTCCGCAACCAGCTCCAGTCCACGCTTGAGGGCGCGGGCTATGCGGTCGACACCGCGAGCGATGGCGAGGAAGGCCATTATCTCGGCTCGACCGAGGCCTATGACGCGATCGTCCTCGATCTCGGCCTGCCCGAGGTGGACGGGCTGACCGTGCTCGACCGCTGGCGGAAAGAGGGCAAAACCACCCCCGTGCTCGTGCTCACCGCGCGCGACAGCTGGTCGGACAAGGTCGCCGGGCTCGATGCGGGCGCGGACGATTATGTCGCCAAGCCGTTCCAGTCGGAAGAACTCATCGCCCGCCTGCGCGCGCTGATCCGCCGCGCATCGGGCAATGCCTCGGCCGAATTGATCGCGGGCGACATCCGCCTCGACACCCGCTCGGGCAAGGTGACCAAGGCCGGCGACCCGGTGAAGCTGACCGCGCAGGAATACAAGCTCCTGTCCTATTTGCTCCACCACAAGGGCAAGGTGGTCAGCCGGACCGAGCTGATCGAACATATCTACGACCAGGACTTTGACCGCGACTCGAACACGATCGAGGTGTTCGTGACGCGCATCCGCAAGAAACTGGGCGCCGACGTGATCACCACCATTCGTGGGCTCGGCTACAGCCTCGAGGAACCGGCGGAGGCCGGTGCCTGA
- a CDS encoding IS5 family transposase (programmed frameshift), which produces MRCASRSVDLSEFWLSEAQFERLRPLLPDKVRGVARVDDRRVISGIIHVVKSGGRWVDAPACYGPRKTLYNRFVRWAAKGVWQELFVTLAAAGGPPAEVLIDSTHMKAHRSAGGGKGGARPQAIGISRGGRNSKLHALTDGEGRPLRFLLTGGQVADCRAADVLLDDLAPRTIVLADKAYDSNAIRDLIERQGAVPNIPSKTNRRWKSCFSKTLYKGRNAVERMFCRLKDYRRIATRYDKLATNFLSAIYLAAAVTWWL; this is translated from the exons ATGCGCTGCGCCAGCAGGAGCGTGGATTTGAGCGAGTTTTGGTTGAGTGAAGCCCAGTTCGAGCGGCTGCGTCCGCTGCTGCCGGACAAGGTGCGCGGTGTGGCGCGGGTCGATGATCGGCGGGTGATCAGCGGCATCATTCATGTGGTGAAGTCGGGCGGGCGCTGGGTCGACGCGCCGGCCTGCTACGGGCCGAGGAAGACGCTCTACAACCGGTTCGTGCGCTGGGCGGCAAAGGGTGTGTGGCAGGAGCTGTTCGTCACGCTCGCGGCAGCAGGCGGGCCGCCCGCCGAGGTCCTGATCGACAGCACGCATATGAAGGCGCACCGCTCCGCGGGCGGTGGAAAAGGGGGCGCTCGTCC CCAGGCGATCGGGATCAGCCGGGGCGGCCGCAACAGCAAGCTCCACGCGCTCACCGACGGCGAAGGTCGGCCGCTCCGCTTCCTGCTGACCGGTGGCCAGGTCGCCGACTGCCGCGCAGCCGATGTGTTGCTCGATGATCTCGCGCCGCGCACCATCGTGCTCGCGGACAAGGCTTACGACAGCAATGCGATCCGCGACCTGATCGAGCGGCAGGGTGCCGTTCCGAACATCCCCTCCAAGACGAACCGCCGCTGGAAAAGCTGCTTCTCCAAGACGCTCTACAAGGGCCGCAACGCCGTCGAGCGCATGTTCTGCCGCCTCAAGGATTATCGCCGCATCGCCACCCGCTACGACAAGCTCGCCACCAACTTCCTCAGCGCCATCTACCTCGCCGCAGCCGTCACATGGTGGTTATGA
- a CDS encoding LLM class flavin-dependent oxidoreductase: MTAYSLLDLVPILEGGSASQSFASAADLARHAEAEGYSRYWVAEHHGMAGIASAATAVVIAHVGAATSTIRVGAGGIMLPNHAPLVIAEQFGTLDALFPGRIDLGLGRAPGSDMTVARALRRTLESSPDGFPRDVMELQSYFADDGQTGIRAVPGGGAKPQLWILGSSLYGAQLAAALGLPYAFASHFAPSALDEALDVYRRQFRPSAVLDKPYAMAGFNVFAADDDAEAKLLASSMQQAFVALRSTGTGVPLPPPVAGYREGLPPQARAMLDHVLECTAIGGPEAIRAGLKSFIARTGVEEVMLTSSIFDPEARKKSLSIAAAAMRHLDA; encoded by the coding sequence ATGACCGCTTATTCGTTGCTCGACCTCGTCCCGATCCTTGAGGGCGGGTCGGCAAGCCAGTCCTTCGCCAGCGCCGCGGATCTCGCACGCCATGCCGAAGCCGAGGGTTACTCTCGCTACTGGGTGGCGGAGCATCATGGCATGGCGGGGATCGCGAGTGCGGCGACGGCGGTGGTGATCGCGCATGTCGGCGCGGCAACCTCGACGATCCGCGTCGGCGCGGGTGGGATCATGCTGCCCAACCATGCGCCTTTGGTGATCGCCGAACAGTTCGGCACGCTCGACGCGCTGTTTCCGGGGCGGATCGACCTGGGGCTGGGGCGTGCGCCGGGGAGCGATATGACCGTGGCGCGGGCGCTGCGGCGGACGCTGGAGAGCAGCCCGGACGGGTTCCCGCGCGACGTGATGGAGCTGCAAAGCTATTTCGCCGATGACGGGCAGACCGGTATCCGCGCGGTGCCGGGCGGGGGCGCGAAGCCGCAGCTGTGGATTTTGGGGTCGAGCCTCTATGGCGCCCAGCTCGCTGCGGCACTGGGGTTGCCCTATGCATTCGCCTCGCACTTCGCGCCAAGCGCGCTCGACGAGGCGCTGGATGTCTATCGCCGTCAGTTCCGCCCCTCGGCGGTACTCGACAAGCCCTATGCGATGGCCGGGTTCAACGTGTTCGCGGCGGATGATGATGCGGAAGCAAAATTGCTCGCCAGTTCGATGCAGCAGGCGTTCGTCGCGCTGCGGTCCACCGGGACCGGCGTGCCACTGCCGCCGCCGGTGGCGGGCTATCGCGAAGGTCTGCCGCCCCAGGCACGGGCGATGCTTGACCATGTCCTTGAATGCACCGCGATCGGCGGTCCGGAGGCGATCCGCGCGGGGTTGAAGAGCTTTATCGCGCGGACCGGGGTGGAAGAGGTGATGCTGACCAGCTCCATCTTCGATCCCGAAGCGCGCAAGAAGAGCCTGTCGATCGCCGCCGCCGCGATGCGCCATCTGGACGCCTGA
- a CDS encoding diacylglycerol/lipid kinase family protein, which translates to MTTPLPVPREAVLIVNAKSRRGAALFDEAREKIAAAGIRLIAAHPVTDPDLLDETVRDAIRSGAPMVIVGGGDGSLSGVVDDVVGKDVVFAVLPLGTANSFARTLGLPLDLDGAIQAIATGKRRRVDLGMIDNDYFANAAAMGLSPMIGKTVPHNLKRYLGRVGYLAWALWCFARFRPFRVTVTDARGAHRMWASEVRILNGKFHGGVVMSDEAGVESGEMMIQVVTGRNRWRLAWDWYLRFFRLRSAEKMVEEFRGTELKVDARPRRSISIDGEVLARVPVTVRVAERAIDVVVPSGTSDS; encoded by the coding sequence ATGACAACGCCCCTCCCCGTCCCGCGCGAAGCCGTATTGATCGTGAACGCCAAATCTCGGCGCGGCGCGGCGCTGTTCGATGAGGCACGCGAAAAGATTGCGGCAGCGGGCATCCGCCTGATCGCCGCACACCCGGTTACCGATCCCGACCTACTCGACGAAACCGTCCGCGACGCGATCCGCAGCGGCGCGCCGATGGTGATCGTCGGGGGCGGCGACGGGTCGCTGTCGGGCGTCGTCGACGACGTGGTGGGCAAGGACGTGGTGTTCGCGGTCCTGCCGCTCGGCACTGCCAACAGCTTCGCGCGCACGCTCGGCCTACCGCTCGACCTAGACGGCGCGATCCAGGCCATCGCCACCGGCAAGCGCCGCCGCGTCGATCTCGGCATGATCGACAACGACTATTTCGCGAACGCCGCTGCGATGGGTTTGTCACCGATGATCGGGAAGACCGTGCCGCACAATCTGAAACGGTATCTGGGCCGGGTCGGCTATCTTGCCTGGGCGCTGTGGTGCTTCGCCCGCTTCCGCCCGTTCCGCGTCACCGTCACCGACGCGCGCGGCGCGCACCGCATGTGGGCGAGCGAGGTGCGCATCCTCAACGGCAAGTTCCATGGCGGCGTGGTGATGAGCGACGAGGCCGGTGTCGAGAGCGGCGAGATGATGATCCAGGTCGTTACCGGCCGAAACCGCTGGCGGCTCGCCTGGGACTGGTATCTGCGCTTTTTCCGCCTGCGCAGCGCCGAGAAGATGGTCGAGGAATTCCGCGGCACCGAGTTGAAGGTCGACGCCCGCCCCCGCCGCAGCATCTCGATCGACGGCGAAGTGCTCGCGCGCGTGCCCGTGACGGTGCGGGTGGCCGAGCGCGCAATCGACGTGGTTGTGCCGTCCGGAACTTCGGACAGCTAG
- a CDS encoding ABC-F family ATP-binding cassette domain-containing protein, with the protein MAAPVLSYEKLGLIQGSGWLFRNLDIHIGERDRLALIGRNGAGKTTLLKLIAGQIDSDEGRRTIQPGTRVVMLEQEPRMTGCATLMHYVLSGDDAPAQHEAEAIADQLGIDLTREAATASGGERRRAAIARALAQDPDVLLLDEPTNHLDIHAIEWLEEWLTRYRGAFVVISHDRTFLTRLTKQTLWLDRGAMRRAEVGFGGFEAWTDQVYAEEQRAVEKLDARLKLEEHWLQRGVTGRRRRNQGRLTKLLEMRAERAAMTGPQGAANLTTAADDSKTKVMIDAKHASKAYGDRTIIRDLTLRITRKDRIGIVGKNGAGKSTLLKLLTGEIAPDSGSVTRAKTLDPVIIDQQRSRMQPDKTVREVVADGGEWVDVLGVRKHIHGYLKEFLFAPEMVEAKVGTLSGGERSRLLLAREFARPSNLMVLDEPTNDLDLETLDLLQEVIADYDGTVLIVSHDRDFLDRTVTMTIGLDGSGTVDMVVGGYADWEAKRKVRTEAKKAAVKVAPVAETPKAKTKLSYKDQRDYDLLPKRIEELDAAIARDEASLADPDLYSRNPKKFDALMAAIAKARDEKDAAELRWLELAEMAEGLG; encoded by the coding sequence ATGGCTGCACCCGTACTTTCCTATGAAAAGCTTGGCCTGATCCAGGGATCGGGCTGGCTGTTTCGCAACCTCGACATCCATATCGGAGAACGCGACCGGCTCGCGCTGATCGGGCGCAATGGCGCAGGCAAGACGACCCTGCTCAAGCTGATCGCGGGACAGATCGACAGCGACGAGGGACGCCGGACGATCCAGCCGGGGACGCGCGTGGTGATGCTGGAGCAGGAGCCGCGCATGACCGGCTGTGCCACGCTGATGCACTATGTCCTGTCGGGCGACGACGCGCCCGCGCAGCATGAGGCGGAGGCGATTGCCGACCAGCTGGGCATCGATCTGACGCGCGAGGCAGCGACGGCGAGCGGCGGCGAGCGACGCCGCGCGGCGATCGCGCGGGCGCTGGCGCAGGATCCGGATGTGCTGCTGCTCGACGAGCCGACCAACCATCTCGACATCCATGCGATCGAATGGCTGGAGGAATGGCTGACCCGTTATCGCGGCGCGTTCGTGGTAATCAGCCATGACCGCACCTTCCTCACCCGCCTGACCAAGCAGACCCTGTGGCTCGACCGCGGGGCAATGCGGCGGGCGGAAGTGGGGTTCGGCGGGTTCGAGGCGTGGACCGATCAGGTCTATGCCGAGGAGCAGCGGGCGGTCGAGAAGCTCGACGCGCGGCTGAAGCTGGAGGAGCATTGGCTGCAGCGCGGGGTGACCGGGCGGCGGCGGCGCAACCAGGGACGGCTGACCAAGCTGCTGGAAATGCGCGCCGAGCGGGCGGCGATGACCGGGCCACAGGGCGCGGCGAACCTGACCACGGCGGCGGACGATTCGAAGACCAAGGTGATGATCGACGCGAAGCATGCGTCGAAGGCGTATGGCGACCGCACGATCATCCGCGACCTGACGCTGCGCATCACACGCAAGGACCGGATCGGCATCGTCGGCAAGAATGGCGCGGGCAAGTCGACGTTGCTCAAGCTGCTGACCGGCGAGATCGCGCCCGACAGCGGCAGCGTCACGCGGGCGAAGACGCTCGATCCGGTCATCATCGACCAGCAGCGCAGCCGGATGCAGCCGGACAAGACGGTGCGCGAGGTCGTCGCGGATGGCGGCGAATGGGTCGATGTGCTGGGCGTGCGCAAGCATATTCATGGCTATTTGAAGGAGTTCCTGTTCGCGCCCGAGATGGTCGAGGCGAAGGTGGGGACGCTGTCGGGCGGCGAGCGCTCGCGCTTGCTGCTGGCGCGGGAATTCGCGCGCCCCTCGAACCTGATGGTGCTGGACGAGCCGACCAACGACCTCGATCTCGAGACGCTCGACCTGCTGCAGGAGGTGATCGCGGATTATGACGGCACGGTGCTGATCGTCAGCCACGACCGCGATTTCCTCGACCGCACGGTGACGATGACGATCGGGCTCGACGGGTCGGGGACGGTCGACATGGTAGTCGGCGGCTATGCCGACTGGGAAGCCAAGCGCAAGGTACGGACCGAGGCGAAGAAGGCGGCGGTGAAGGTCGCGCCGGTCGCGGAGACGCCCAAGGCGAAGACCAAGCTGAGCTACAAGGATCAGCGCGATTACGACCTGTTGCCCAAGCGGATCGAGGAGCTCGACGCGGCGATTGCGCGCGACGAGGCGTCGCTGGCCGACCCGGACCTGTATTCCAGGAATCCGAAGAAGTTTGATGCGCTGATGGCGGCGATCGCCAAGGCGCGCGACGAGAAGGATGCGGCGGAACTGCGCTGGCTGGAGCTGGCGGAGATGGCCGAGGGGTTGGGCTGA
- a CDS encoding HAMP domain-containing histidine kinase: MYTPSTGSLSRRMILIAAAWITLLLAGGGFALDRVLTGAITRNFDDQLEYLLTSMIVSAEIDAEGNVAFNRALGDQRFLEPYSGLYWQVAGKGVEPFPSRSLWDRRLDTARVHDGRDLETYDSMQFDQRLRVVERDVTLPGSPVRWRFQVAETREVLDAQIDALRKTLVRSFLLLAAGLIAMAALQTWYGLLPLRKLRLAIQKLRTGETPRIEGAMPAEVAPLVEELNGLVAHNDKQAEEARRHAGNLAHALKTPLTVIMNAATAQSDDLPATVVREARTMRRQVDHHLARARAVGRRGSAHSRAAVWPSVESVERAVARLYPHVRIDTDGAKDLVAHIERQDLDEIMGNLVENAAKYGGGSVFITVRIEAGFVEILIEDDGTGIPEPDRIRIFDRGVRLDTGKPGTGLGLAIVRDVAEIYDGTVTLEESEDLGGLMVRLRLPAATA; the protein is encoded by the coding sequence ATGTACACCCCCAGCACCGGATCGCTCAGCCGCCGCATGATCCTGATCGCGGCAGCGTGGATCACGTTGCTGCTCGCGGGCGGCGGCTTTGCGCTCGATCGCGTGCTGACCGGGGCGATCACCCGCAATTTCGACGACCAGCTCGAATATTTGCTGACCTCGATGATCGTGTCGGCGGAAATCGACGCAGAGGGAAATGTAGCGTTCAACCGCGCATTGGGCGACCAGCGGTTCCTCGAGCCTTATTCGGGCCTCTACTGGCAGGTCGCGGGCAAGGGGGTCGAACCCTTCCCCTCGCGTTCGCTATGGGACCGTCGGCTCGACACCGCCCGCGTCCATGATGGTCGCGACCTCGAAACCTATGATTCGATGCAGTTCGACCAGCGGCTTCGCGTCGTCGAGCGTGACGTGACGCTCCCCGGATCCCCGGTGCGCTGGCGCTTTCAGGTCGCCGAAACGCGCGAGGTGCTCGACGCGCAGATCGACGCGCTGCGCAAGACACTGGTACGCAGCTTCCTGCTGCTCGCCGCTGGCCTGATCGCGATGGCGGCGCTCCAGACCTGGTACGGCCTCCTCCCGCTGCGCAAGCTGCGGCTGGCGATCCAGAAACTGCGCACCGGCGAGACCCCCCGAATCGAGGGCGCGATGCCCGCCGAGGTCGCGCCGTTGGTCGAGGAACTGAACGGGCTGGTCGCGCATAACGACAAACAAGCCGAAGAGGCGCGACGTCACGCCGGCAATCTCGCACATGCGCTCAAGACGCCGCTCACCGTCATCATGAATGCCGCGACAGCGCAGTCCGACGACCTCCCCGCGACGGTGGTGCGGGAGGCGCGGACGATGCGGCGACAGGTCGACCATCATCTCGCCCGCGCCCGCGCGGTCGGTCGCCGCGGCAGCGCACACAGCCGCGCCGCCGTCTGGCCCAGCGTCGAATCGGTCGAGCGCGCGGTCGCCCGCCTCTATCCCCATGTCCGCATCGACACCGACGGGGCCAAGGATCTGGTCGCGCATATCGAGCGTCAGGACCTTGACGAGATCATGGGCAACCTCGTCGAAAACGCCGCCAAATACGGCGGGGGCAGCGTGTTCATCACCGTCCGCATCGAGGCCGGCTTCGTCGAGATCCTGATCGAGGACGACGGCACCGGCATTCCCGAACCCGACCGTATCCGCATCTTCGACCGCGGCGTGCGGCTCGACACCGGCAAGCCCGGCACCGGCCTCGGCCTCGCCATCGTCCGCGATGTCGCCGAAATCTATGACGGCACCGTCACGCTGGAGGAGAGCGAGGATCTCGGCGGGCTGATGGTGCGGCTGCGGCTGCCCGCCGCGACCGCTTAA